Below is a window of Flavobacterium cyclinae DNA.
CATTAGGATTATTTCACACCCTAAAACAGCTTAATCACGAAGTTACGGTTATAGCACCAAATGAATTTCCTGATTTTCTTGCTTGGTTACCCGAGAGCAATAAAGTCATGATATTTGAACGTAGTTTTGATACTTGTAAGGCTATTTTAGAAAAATCAGAATTACTATTTACATTAGATTTTAATGCACTTCACAGAACGGGAGAGCAAATGGAAAATGTATTAAAAACACTTTCTGCTCCTTATATTATGATAGACCATCATCAAGCTCCTGATGATTATGCAACTCATACATTTTCAGACACAACATATGGGTCAACTTGCGAAATGGTTTATGATTTCATAACTCAATTAGGTTTTGAAAACTTAATTAATAAAACAGTAGCAACGTGTTTGTATACTGGAATTGTTACCGATTCTGGAAGTTTCCGTTTTCCAAAAACTACAAGTAAAACACACCAATGTGTTGCCAATTTAATTGATAGAGGAATCAATAATAGCGAAATTCATAATTTACTATTCGATAATTCATCATACAATCGTTTGTTGCTATTAGGAAAAGCACTTCAAAACTTAAAAATGCTTCCTGAATTCAAAACAACTTACATCACATTGACACAAGATGAATTAAATGAATTTGGTCATCAAAAAGGAGATACAGAAGGTATCGTAAATTATGGTTTAAGTATTAAAGGCATCGATTTTACAGCTATTTTTATTGAAAACAAAGAAGAAGGAATTATTAAAATTTCATTCCGTTCTCAAGGTGATTTCGATGTAAATCAATTCGCTCGAAATCACTTTAATGGTGGCGGTCATATCAATGCGGCTGGAGGAAAATCTTTTTCATCTTTAGAAGAAACCATACAACAATTTATTGCTATTTTAGCAAAAGAAAAAAAATAATACCAATGAAAATTAAAATCGTATACTTTTTTTGCGCACTCTTTTTTTTAGCAAGTTGTTCACAACAGCAACAAGCTAGAAAACCCATAACGCATACTTCTGGAACTTTCATCAAAGAATCGATTGAAAGAAATAAAATTTTAATTGCCGATGAAGAAGATTTAATAGCGGAAGTTATTAAAAACGACTCTTTAAAATCTTATATTGCTTCTACAAAAGGATATTGGTACAAATACGAAACAAAAATTGAAGAAGTAGCTCCAACTCCAAAAAGAGGTGATATCGCTTTTTTTGACTATGAAATAAAAGATTTAAAAAGTAGAATTATCTATACTATAGCCGATACAAAACCCCAAACCTATTATGTAGATAAAGAAAACATTATGATGGGTTTACGTGATGGAATCAAACTTATGAAAAAAGGAGAAACCGTTACCTTTTTATTCCCTTCGCACATGGCTTATGGATATCATGGAGATGATAAAAAAATTGGTACAAACGAACCATTGATTTGCACCGTAAGTTTAAATGACATTAAAAAAGATACTGAAGCTAAAAATTAAAATAAAATGAAAAAAATTTCAATTCTGTTTGCAAGTATTATTGTTTTATTTTCTTCTTGCACAAAATCATATGACACCTTAGAACAAGGTCTTTATGCTGATATTGAAACTTCTAAAGGAAATATCATTGTAAAATTAGAATTTGAAAAAGTTCCAAATACTGTGGCTAATTTTGTAACATTAGCCGAAGGAAAAAATCCTTTTGTAAGTGAAGAGTACAAAGGAAAACCCTTTTATGACGGTTTAAAATTTCACCGAGTTTTATCTGATTTTATGATTCAAGGTGGCGATCCAAATGGAGATGGATATGGTGGACCTGGATATAAATTTAAAGACGAATTTTATCCCGATTTAAAACACTCAAAAGCAGGAATTTTATCAATGGCAAATGGTGGACCAAATACAAATGGTAGCCAATTTTTTATTACACATAAAGCTACACCTTGGTTAGATAATATGCATACCGTTTTTGGTGAGGTTATTGAAGGTATAGAAACTGTAAATGCTATTGAAGCAGACGATGTAATTGAAAAAATAACAATTGTAAGAAACGGCAATGCAGCTAAAAAATTTGATGCAGTAAAAATTTTCAAAAATTATTATTCCAAAGTAGAAAAAGAAATTAAAGAAGCTGAAGTAAAATATAAACAATTACTTGAAAACAAAGTCAAAGAAATAACAAGTTTACAAGCTACAGGTACCAAAACTAAATCAGGTATAATTTATCAATACTTAAAAAAAGGTACTGGTAAAAAACCTACTAACGGAACACCAGTTTTAATTTATTATGCAGGTTACTTAGAAAATGGTCAACTTTTTGATACAAACTATGAAGATGTAGCTAAAGTTTATGGAAAATTTGATCAAAATAGAGCCAATCAAAATGGTTATGCTGGTTACCCTACTACAATTGGAAATCTTCCATTTATTGCAGGTTTTAATGAAGGTGTAGACATGATGAATTTTGGCGATAAAATATTAGTTTACATTCCATCAGAATTAGGATATGGACAAAATGGAGCTGGTGATGCCATTCCGCCAAATGCAAATATTATTTTTGAAGTAGAATTATTAGAAGTTAAATAACCAAAATAAAACGATAAAATGAAAAACATAATTAAATCTATTCTAGTTGTTTTAAGTTTTGTAGGTATCTCTTATGCTCAAAAAAACAAACAAGAAGGAATCTTTGCAGAAATAAACACTGTAAAAGGAAAAATTGTAGTGGAATTAGAATACAAAAAAACACCAATTACAGTTGCTAACTTTATTTCACTAGCAGAAGGAAAAAATCCAAAAGCAGATGCAAAATTCAAAGGAAAACCTTATTATAATGGATTAAAATTCCATAGAGTTATTGCCGATTTCATGATACAAGGTGGTTGTCCAGATGGTAAAGGAACCGGTGGACCTGGTTATAAATTTGATGATGAAATTGTAGTTGACTTAAAACATTCAGGAAAAGGAATTTTATCTATGGCAAATGCAGGACCTGCAACAAATGGAAGTCAGTTTTTCATCACACACAAAGCAACACCATGGCTTGATGGAAAACATACCGTTTTTGGACACGTAGTGAGTGGATTAGAGGTCGTAGATAAAATTACTCAAGATGATGTAATAACATCTGTTAAAATAATCCGAGTTGGAAAAGAAGCAAAAAAATTCAATGCAGAAAAAACATTTGCTGATTACTTTGCTAAAAAAGAAATAGCCGAAAAAGAAGCTATTGAAAAACAAAAAGTTGCCAAAGAAAAAGCTTTAAAAGAATTTGAAAATGCTGCTTCCACAGCAAGTGGATTAAAATATATTGTTCTTAAAGAAGGAACAGGAAACAAACCTGTTGCAACAAGTAATGTAAAAGTGCATTATACTGGAATGTTCTTAGATGGTAAAGTATTCGATAGTAGCGTTCAAAGAGGAGAAACTATTGATTTTGGATTGAACCAAGTAATTAAAGGTTGGATAGAAGGTATACAATTAATGCCAGAAGGTTCAAAATATAAATTTTATATCCCTTCAAATTTAGCTTATGGCGAAAAAGGTGCTGGCGGCGTTATTCCACCAAATGCCGATTTAATTTTTGAAATTGAATTAATTAAGATTAATAATTAAAAATAAAGAAGCCGCTAAAAAATTAGCGGCTTCTTTATTTCAATTAAAATTTCCAATCAAAATCATCTTCTTTTTCTTTGAAAACTGCTCCCAATTCAATTTTAATAATTTCGTTGTAATCTACATGAAAAAACAACCAATTGGGTTCATTAAAATAACTTACAACACCTTCATTTGTATCCATTTCAAAAGGTTTAATTTTATTTTTTTCTAAAATTGGATACACTTCACTCCAATCTTTTCCAATTAAAAAAGAATTAAACAACTTCACTCCTGAATTTGAAGTAGTCATATATCCTAATTTAAAATCTTCATCTTTATAAAAAGTCAAACGAAGTTTTCTTGTATGATACATGTACACAACATTTTCATCTTCATCTTTATAACTTGAATCGGGTTTACCTAAAATTTTAATTACATCTTGCTCTTTCATTCCAAAAAGCAAATTGTCAATTCCATATTTTAACTTAATTTCCATCACAATGATATTAAAAAAATCCCGACTAAAAGTCGGGATAAAAATTATACTATTTTAAAACGTTTTCTATCGTTTTCATTCAAATAGATTTTACGTAAACGTAACGATTTTGGCGTAACTTCTACATACTCATCTTTCTGAATGTATTCTAATGCTTCTTCTAAAGAGAATTTGATAGCAGGAACAATTCTTGTTTTGTCATCCGCTCCAGCAGAACGGAAGTTGGTTAACTGTTTCGTTTTAGTGATATTAATAACCATATCATCTCCACGAGAGTTTTCACCCACTACTTGACCTTCGTAAACATCTTCATTAGGGTCAACGAAGAATTTACCTCTATCTTGTAATTTATTGATTGAATAAGGAATTGCTTTACCATTTTCCATAGAAATCAATGAACCATTGATACGTCCAGCAATTTCTCCTTTATATGGTTGGTACTCAATAAAACGGTGTGACATGATAGCTTCACCTGCAGTAGCCGTTAATAATTGATTTCTTAAACCAATAATTCCACGAGATGGAATGTTGAATTTAATAATCATACGATCACCTTTTGGTTCCATAGATAACATTTCCCCTTTACGAACAGTAACAAACTCAACAGCTCTTCCTGAAAGGTTTTCTGGTAAATCGATAGTTAACTCTTCAATTGGCTCACATTTAACACCATCAATTTCTTTAATGATTACTTGTGGTTGACCAATTTGCAACTCATATCCTTCTCTTCTCATCGTTTCAATTAAAACCGATAAGTGAAGAACTCCACGACCAAAAACCATAAATTTATCAGCAGAATTTGTTTCTTGAACACGTAGTGCTAAGTTTTTCTCTAATTCTTTTTCCAAACGTTCTTTTACGTGACGAGAAGTTACGAACTTGCCTTCTTTACCAAAGAAAGGAGAATCGTTAATTGTGAACAACATACTCATGGTTGGCTCATCAATAGCAATAGTTTGCAATGCTTCAGGGTTTTCAAAATCAGCAACAGTATCACCAATTTCAAAACCTTCTAAACCAACTAATGCACAAATATCACCCGCTACAACTTCTTCTACTTTTTTACGTCCTAAACCTTCAAAAGTGTGTAACTCTTTAATTTTAGTTTTGATAATTTTACCATCTCTTTTTACTAAAGAAACATTCATTCCTTCACGTAAAACACCTCTTTGTAAACGACCAATTGCAATACGACCTGTAAATGAAGAGAAATCTAAAGATGTAATTAACATTTGAGGCGTTCCTTCAGAAACTTTTGGTGCAGGAATATTTTCCAATACCATATCTAAAAGAGGCTCAATATTTTCTGTTTGATTTTTCCAATCGTCAGACATCCAGTTATTTTTCGCCGAACCATAAACTGTTGGGAAATCTAACTGCCATTCTTCAGCACCTAATTCAAACATTAAGTCGAAAACTTTTTCATGTACTTCTTCTGGAGTACAGTTTTCTTTATCTACTTTATTAATAACAACACAAGGCTTTAA
It encodes the following:
- a CDS encoding peptidylprolyl isomerase; this translates as MKKISILFASIIVLFSSCTKSYDTLEQGLYADIETSKGNIIVKLEFEKVPNTVANFVTLAEGKNPFVSEEYKGKPFYDGLKFHRVLSDFMIQGGDPNGDGYGGPGYKFKDEFYPDLKHSKAGILSMANGGPNTNGSQFFITHKATPWLDNMHTVFGEVIEGIETVNAIEADDVIEKITIVRNGNAAKKFDAVKIFKNYYSKVEKEIKEAEVKYKQLLENKVKEITSLQATGTKTKSGIIYQYLKKGTGKKPTNGTPVLIYYAGYLENGQLFDTNYEDVAKVYGKFDQNRANQNGYAGYPTTIGNLPFIAGFNEGVDMMNFGDKILVYIPSELGYGQNGAGDAIPPNANIIFEVELLEVK
- the gldI gene encoding gliding motility-associated peptidyl-prolyl isomerase GldI, with translation MKIKIVYFFCALFFLASCSQQQQARKPITHTSGTFIKESIERNKILIADEEDLIAEVIKNDSLKSYIASTKGYWYKYETKIEEVAPTPKRGDIAFFDYEIKDLKSRIIYTIADTKPQTYYVDKENIMMGLRDGIKLMKKGETVTFLFPSHMAYGYHGDDKKIGTNEPLICTVSLNDIKKDTEAKN
- a CDS encoding peptidylprolyl isomerase → MKNIIKSILVVLSFVGISYAQKNKQEGIFAEINTVKGKIVVELEYKKTPITVANFISLAEGKNPKADAKFKGKPYYNGLKFHRVIADFMIQGGCPDGKGTGGPGYKFDDEIVVDLKHSGKGILSMANAGPATNGSQFFITHKATPWLDGKHTVFGHVVSGLEVVDKITQDDVITSVKIIRVGKEAKKFNAEKTFADYFAKKEIAEKEAIEKQKVAKEKALKEFENAASTASGLKYIVLKEGTGNKPVATSNVKVHYTGMFLDGKVFDSSVQRGETIDFGLNQVIKGWIEGIQLMPEGSKYKFYIPSNLAYGEKGAGGVIPPNADLIFEIELIKINN
- a CDS encoding DHH family phosphoesterase, which produces MMQIHEIEAIKSLLATPKKITIIPHRNPDGDAMGSTLGLFHTLKQLNHEVTVIAPNEFPDFLAWLPESNKVMIFERSFDTCKAILEKSELLFTLDFNALHRTGEQMENVLKTLSAPYIMIDHHQAPDDYATHTFSDTTYGSTCEMVYDFITQLGFENLINKTVATCLYTGIVTDSGSFRFPKTTSKTHQCVANLIDRGINNSEIHNLLFDNSSYNRLLLLGKALQNLKMLPEFKTTYITLTQDELNEFGHQKGDTEGIVNYGLSIKGIDFTAIFIENKEEGIIKISFRSQGDFDVNQFARNHFNGGGHINAAGGKSFSSLEETIQQFIAILAKEKK
- the typA gene encoding translational GTPase TypA, translating into MTSIRNIAIIAHVDHGKTTLVDKIMYHCQLFRENENTGDLILDNNDLERERGITITSKNVSVTYKGTKINIIDTPGHADFGGEVERVLNMADGVCLLVDAFEGPMPQTRFVLQKAIDLGLKPCVVINKVDKENCTPEEVHEKVFDLMFELGAEEWQLDFPTVYGSAKNNWMSDDWKNQTENIEPLLDMVLENIPAPKVSEGTPQMLITSLDFSSFTGRIAIGRLQRGVLREGMNVSLVKRDGKIIKTKIKELHTFEGLGRKKVEEVVAGDICALVGLEGFEIGDTVADFENPEALQTIAIDEPTMSMLFTINDSPFFGKEGKFVTSRHVKERLEKELEKNLALRVQETNSADKFMVFGRGVLHLSVLIETMRREGYELQIGQPQVIIKEIDGVKCEPIEELTIDLPENLSGRAVEFVTVRKGEMLSMEPKGDRMIIKFNIPSRGIIGLRNQLLTATAGEAIMSHRFIEYQPYKGEIAGRINGSLISMENGKAIPYSINKLQDRGKFFVDPNEDVYEGQVVGENSRGDDMVINITKTKQLTNFRSAGADDKTRIVPAIKFSLEEALEYIQKDEYVEVTPKSLRLRKIYLNENDRKRFKIV